In the Pantoea sp. Aalb genome, one interval contains:
- the maeB gene encoding NADP-dependent oxaloacetate-decarboxylating malate dehydrogenase, which translates to MDNELKQSALDFHQYPSPGKIQVSPTKPLATQRDLALAYSPGVAVPCLAIKKNVLDAHKYTARGNLVAVISNGTAVLGLGNIGALASKPVMEGKGVLFKKFAGIDVFDIEINENNPDKLIEIITSLEPTFGGINLEDIKAPECFYIEKSLRERMNIPVFHDDQHGTAIICTAAVLNALLIVNKKISNVRLVVSGAGASAIACLNLLVALGMNKNNIIVCDSKGVIYLGREPNLTVTKKNYAIKDNGSRTIDDVIKDADIFLGCSGPKVLTPEMVKKMARDPLILALANPEPEIMPPLAKQVRPDAIICTGRSDFANQVNNVLCFPFIFRGALDVGATAINEEMKLATVHAIAALAQAEHSDIVASAYEDQNLDFGIEYLIPKPFDPRLIVQIAPAVAKAAMDSGVATKPIDDFDIYREKLTEFVYKTNLFMKPIFSQARKDPKYVVLAEGEEVRVLHATQELVSLKLAKPILIGRPNVIIMRLKKQGLKIEPGKDFEIVNNESDPRFKEYWNEYYQIMKRRGVTPETAQRAVIGNPTLIGALMVHRGEADAMICGTIGDYREHYDIVEKVFGFRDDVKVAGAMNALLLPSGNTFIADTYVNEDPSSEQLVDITLLAAETVRRFGIEPRVALLSHSSFGTSNAIGACKMRTVLEIIKNRMPELEIDGEMHGDAALVESIRRELMPDSPLKGSANLLIMPNVEAARISYNLLRVSYSEGVTVGPVLMGISKPVHILTRISSVRRIVNMVSLAVVEAQSHIVVNL; encoded by the coding sequence ATGGATAATGAATTAAAACAAAGTGCTCTTGATTTTCATCAATATCCTTCACCTGGCAAAATTCAAGTATCACCTACTAAACCACTAGCAACACAGCGTGATTTAGCATTAGCATATTCACCAGGAGTTGCCGTACCATGTTTAGCAATTAAAAAAAATGTTTTAGACGCACATAAATATACTGCTCGTGGAAACTTAGTAGCGGTAATATCTAATGGCACTGCTGTACTGGGTCTTGGCAATATAGGAGCACTAGCTAGTAAACCTGTAATGGAAGGAAAAGGAGTATTATTTAAAAAATTTGCAGGCATTGATGTTTTTGATATTGAAATAAACGAAAATAATCCTGATAAACTTATTGAAATAATAACTTCCTTAGAACCTACTTTTGGTGGTATTAATCTAGAAGATATTAAAGCACCAGAATGCTTTTATATTGAGAAATCTTTAAGAGAACGTATGAATATACCAGTATTTCATGATGATCAACACGGTACTGCTATTATTTGTACTGCTGCTGTACTCAATGCTTTATTAATCGTAAATAAAAAAATTTCTAATGTACGACTAGTCGTTTCTGGAGCAGGTGCTTCTGCCATTGCTTGTCTTAATTTACTAGTTGCATTAGGAATGAATAAAAATAATATTATAGTATGTGATTCTAAAGGAGTTATCTATCTTGGACGAGAACCAAATTTAACAGTTACAAAGAAAAATTATGCAATAAAAGATAATGGTTCTCGAACTATAGATGACGTAATTAAAGATGCTGATATTTTTCTTGGTTGCTCAGGACCTAAAGTATTAACTCCAGAGATGGTAAAAAAAATGGCTCGAGATCCATTGATCTTAGCTTTAGCTAATCCAGAACCTGAAATTATGCCTCCATTAGCTAAACAAGTACGTCCAGATGCTATTATCTGTACTGGTCGTTCTGATTTTGCTAATCAGGTAAATAATGTACTTTGTTTCCCTTTTATTTTTCGAGGTGCACTAGATGTAGGAGCAACAGCGATTAATGAAGAAATGAAGTTAGCAACAGTACATGCTATTGCTGCATTAGCACAAGCAGAACATAGCGATATTGTCGCATCTGCTTATGAAGATCAAAATTTAGATTTTGGTATTGAATATTTAATTCCTAAACCGTTTGATCCTCGTTTAATAGTACAGATCGCACCTGCTGTAGCAAAAGCAGCGATGGATTCTGGTGTAGCTACTAAACCTATTGATGATTTTGATATATATCGCGAAAAGCTTACTGAATTTGTTTATAAAACAAATTTATTTATGAAGCCTATTTTCTCCCAGGCCCGTAAAGATCCAAAGTACGTAGTATTAGCAGAAGGAGAAGAAGTTCGTGTATTACATGCTACTCAGGAATTAGTATCGTTAAAATTAGCTAAACCTATTTTAATTGGACGTCCTAATGTAATTATTATGCGTTTAAAAAAACAAGGATTAAAAATAGAACCTGGTAAAGATTTTGAAATTGTTAATAATGAATCAGATCCACGTTTTAAAGAATATTGGAATGAATATTATCAAATAATGAAAAGACGTGGTGTAACACCAGAAACAGCACAACGTGCAGTAATTGGAAATCCAACATTAATTGGTGCTCTTATGGTTCATCGTGGTGAAGCAGATGCAATGATCTGTGGCACTATCGGAGACTATCGAGAACATTATGATATAGTAGAAAAAGTTTTTGGATTTAGAGATGATGTAAAGGTAGCTGGTGCAATGAATGCACTTTTATTACCTAGTGGTAATACTTTTATCGCTGATACATATGTAAATGAAGATCCAAGTTCCGAACAATTAGTAGATATTACATTATTAGCAGCCGAAACAGTACGTCGTTTTGGAATAGAACCACGTGTAGCTCTTTTATCTCATTCTAGTTTCGGTACATCAAATGCTATTGGAGCATGTAAAATGCGTACAGTATTAGAAATAATTAAGAATCGTATGCCTGAACTAGAAATTGATGGTGAGATGCATGGTGATGCAGCATTAGTAGAAAGTATACGTCGTGAATTAATGCCTGATAGTCCTCTCAAAGGTAGTGCTAACTTACTCATTATGCCTAATGTTGAAGCAGCAAGAATTAGCTATAATTTATTACGAGTTTCTTATTCAGAAGGTGTTACTGTAGGACCGGTACTCATGGGTATTAGTAAACCAGTACATATATTAACAAGAATTTCTTCCGTAAGACGTATTGTTAATATGGTCTCTTTAGCAGTTGTAGAAGCCCAAAGTCATATCGTTGTAAATTTATAA